The region TCCCCCCGCGGTTATACCGCTCCGGAGCAACCCAGACAAAAAGCCAAGACTCCGGAAGCAGGAATCATTTCATTTACAAACGCAAAGTGCGTCAGCCATCTTGCACTTCCATACCTGCGGCAATAAACACCGCCGCAAGCACAGTAAAAATATAAGCCTGGACCACACCGATCAAAAGTCCCAGCATCTGCATGATCACCGGAACAAACAGTGGCATGATAACCAGCAGAATGGCTCCCATCATCGTACCACTGAGAATATTCCCGAAAAGACGGACGGCCAAAGCAAACGTCCTGCTTATTTCACCAATTACGTTGAAAGGTAGCATGAAAGGCGAAGGTTGCACATAACTTTTAAGGTAATTACGCAAGCCGTTCTGCTTAATCCCATAATAGGGAACAGAAAAAAATACGATCAGGCTAAACGCGGTGGTAGTGGAAAGTGAGCCGGTCGGAGGCTTGAATCCCGGCACTGCGGAAAGCAGGTTCGAGACGAGAATAAATATAAAAAGTGTTCCAAGGAGCGGAAGGAATTTTTCCGGCTGCTGATTTGTTGCGTCCTTAATCTGGGTAAGGAGTCCTCCCACCAAAACTTCCAGCAGATTCTGCTGATCCGAAATCCGCGCCTGTGATGTAACTTTACGGGTTACAAACCATGAAAATCCCGCAAGCAGAGCCATGACCACCCATGTAAAAATGATGGTGGCGTTCAGCTTAAAGAATCCAAAGCTGAGATAGATGATATGGTCCGGGCTTATTTCCATTCAACCCTCTTCATCTTAAAAAACTCCAATATGCCTACACCGCAATGATCTGCCAGCAGATAAGTCCGCAATAAATAAAATCCTAAGAAGGAGGACACAAACGGCAAAGCACCAAAATTCAAAACCTGTGTAAAACCCCAAAGGGTAATTCCGTATCGGCCCAGATAGCTGGACCAGAAAAATAGTTTTGGACGTTCACATCGGGGCAGCGTTCGCACTGTCAGCCACAGTCCTCCGAAATGAATTACGGATAGAAACAGACCGACACAGAACGCGGCGGAGATTATCATAAAACTATTTACGATCATCATTTCCTTCCTGTGATTTTGAATCCTTACACTCCCACTCATCGCGTTCTTTAATGATTTTATTTTTCTCCCGATTCATCCATATTCCGGCACAGAGGCATCCCAAGGCCAATCCGGCTCCGAGCATGGTCATTGTCCAGCTTATTTCAGCAGGCCAGCTGTGATCCATCCATGCGCCCAAAAGGCTTCCCAGCACGGCTGGTAATGCCACCAGCCACCCAACGGCTCCCATTGACCCGAAAGCAGACCACATGCCGACGGTACCTTTCTGACCTGCACGGATTTTGCGCTGTTCTTTCATACGCACTGATTTGCAGAATTCATCGGATTTACGTTCACTCATATGGTCTCCACTTCAATCAAAGTACGCACAAACCCGGCTTCAAGCTTCGCGACCGCACTACGGGCGGACTTATCCGCTTCCGATGCTTCATCCTGCATACGCATAACCTCAATCTCCAATTCCCCCAACTGTCCGGCAACAGCCGCTCTCGAAGAAACACGCACAGCATTCCCTTTCTTGACCAGAGCCCCTCCGTTCAATGCCAGATGATGTTCCTCCCCCTCGACAACATAAGTAAATAAACCCGGCACAAGGGCCGAAGCGATATCTATATGGTTGGGAAGCAGGCAAAAGCCGCCCTGAGTACTTTCAGCCGTAATTTTATCAACTGAAACATCCAGAAACAGACCGGCTGGTACCAAAATCCGAAGCTCCATCAACCAACCTCCTCAATAGAACCGATCATGTAAAAATCCCGCTCTGATGCATCCGGGAATTCATCATTCAGTATCCTTTCACAACCGCGAACCGTATCTTCAAGTGAAACGATCCGGCCATCCATGCCGGTAAAATGCTTGGTTGTATTAAAAGGCTGAGTCATGAACCGCTCCAGTCTGCGCGCCCGGGAAACAATTTTACGGTCCTCGCGGGAAAGCTCTTCAAGACCGAGCATGGCGATAATGTCCTTTAAATCTTCATATTGAGCCAGAGTGCGGCGAACTTCACGGGCAACATCATAATGAAGCTGTCCCACAATAGCGGGCGACAGCATCATGGAACGTGATTCCAGAGGATCAACAGCCGGGTAAAAACCTTCCCCCGCGCGCTTACGGGAAAGAACAACGGAAGATGATAAATGCGAAAATGTATGGGTCGCCGCGGGATCGGTCAGGTCATCGGCAGGCACATATACAGCCTGAATAGATGTAATAGCACCGGTACGGCTTGAAGAAATACGTTCCTGCAATTCCGCAAGATCGGAACCGAGTGTAGGCTGGTAGCCCATGCGTGACGGCAAACGGCCCAGCAGACCGGAAAGCTCCATCCCGGCCTGAATGAAACGGAAAATATTGTCGATCAGTAAAAGGACGTCCTTCTCCAGTTCATCCCGGAAATACTCGGCAATGGTCAGAGCTGTATGCCCGGTGCGGAACCGCGCCCCCGGCGGCTCGTTCATCTGTCCGAAGACCATGACAGTATTATCGAGAACCCCGGCTTCTCCCATCTCACGATAAAGTTCCTCACCCTCACGGCAACGCTCCCCTATCCCGCAAAAAATGCTGGTCCCGCTATGAGCACCCACCATGTTGTTGATAAGCTCGGTTATCAACACGGTCTTTCCAACTCCGGCGCCTCCGAACAGTCCGGCTTTCCCCCCTTTTTCAAGAGGCATAAGCAGGTCGACTACCTTGATCCCGGTGGTAAAGATCTCCTCGGATACAACACGCTGGGAAAGCTTCATGGGCTGATTATGTATGGAGCGGAATTCCAAATCTGCGGGCAGGTCCCTGCCGTCAACCGGTTCGCCGAAAACATTCAGCACCCGGCCCAGCAACTTTTCACCTACCGGAGTGCTCAGCGGCTCTCCATCGCAATAGACAACATCTCCACGGGCCAATCCGCCGGTCGGGGTCATGGCGATGGCGCGCACGGTGGTCATATCAAGATGATCGGCAATCTCCAGCTGCACTGCTTTTTCTCCGCCGGAACTCATAATGGAAAGCAAAGGGGGAATTTCTTCAGCAAAGCGCACATCCACCACACTTCCACGAATCGAAACAACTTCACCGGAATACTTGTAATCCATGCCGTCTCCGCCGCACCCCGAAACAGGATCTGCTAAATATAAATAAAAAAATATTCTTCTATTTATAGAATACGGAAACCAAAAGTTTAGTAAAGCACTTTTCAATCAAGTAAGCCCCTGCTCCTCTAATATTGACTTCCATAAATTTAAGAGTAGCCTGTCCCGGTCACAAACAAAACTTTCCGGAGTTATCAGATATGATCATAAAAAATAAGAAACAAATCGATCTCATGCGTGAGGCTGGGATACTGCTTCATAAAGCCCACATGGTGGCTAAAGATATGTGTGAAGCCGGCGTTACCACCGAAGCAATTAATGCCGAAGTTGAAAAATTCATCACTTCCAATAATGCTGTTCCGCTTTTCAAAGGCGTTCCCGGCAAGGTTCCTTTTCCCGCCGGTTGCTGCATGTCCATCAATGAAGCCATTGTGCACGGCATCCCTTCCGCCAGAAAACTTGAAAACGGTGATATCCTCAGCATCGATATCGGTGTCAAACTGAACGGCTGGTGTTCGGACTGCGCCTGCACCCACGCCATCGGTGAAATTGACGAAGAAAAGCAAAAGCTGATGGACGTTACCGAAGAGTGCCTCCGCATTGCCATCAAAAGAATCAAGCCCGGAATCAAGTGGAGCAAAATCGCCAAGGAAATGGCTAAATATGCCCGCAATGCAGGTTTTTCCGTTGTTGAATCACTGGTCGGGCACGGCATTGGTGAAGGACTCTGGGAATCACCGCAGGTGCCGAACTACCACAGCAGACTGGTTAATGATTTCAAGCTCAAACAAGGGCTGGTAATTGCGGTTGAGCCCATGATCAACGCAGGTGTAAAAACCACTGAAACACTCAAGGATCACTGGACCATCGTAACTAAAGACGGAAAGCCCTCTGCTCATTTTGAGCACACTATCGCCGTAACGGCCAATGGTTCTCAGGTGCTCACTTGCGGTGAGAACGGTGAAGGCTGGGCATTATAGAACCAGATGACAGTTCCCCGCACTCCCTTAGACGTCCTGCAAACAACCTACGGTTATGAATCATTCCGTGGGTTGCAGGAGGACGTAATCAACCGCATCATGAACGGCGGCAATGCAGTTGTTTTCATGCCCACCGGGGGCGGCAAATCCGCCTGTTATCAGATTCCGGCCATTCTGCGTCCGGGAGTCGGTATCGTCATATCCCCGCTGATCGCCCTTATGCGTGATCAGGTCGCGGCTCTGCAACAGATGGGAGTGCGCGCAGCCTGTCTGAATTCTTCGGTACAACCATCCGAGGCCAATCACATTATCCATGAACTGCACAGCGGAAACATGGACCTGCTCTATGTTGCTCCGGAACGACTGGCCCAGCCCGGTTTTCTGGATATGCTGAGCGGAATCAAAGTCAGCATCATCGCCATTGATGAAGCGCATTGCGTTGCTCAGTGGGGGCATGATTTCCGGCCGGATTATCTACGGCTTTCAGTATTTGCGGAAATGTTCCCATCCGTGCCGCGCATGGCCCTTACCGCCACCGCCGACGGCCCCACCCGCAAGGAAATACTGCACCGTTTGTCCTTCAGCGAGGATGACATTTTCGCCACCGGATTCGACCGTCCGAACATCCGCTATACCGTTGTGCCCAAGGAGAGTGAAAAGAGCCAGTTGCTCAACTTCATCAAGAATGACCATTTTTCCGAATGCGGTATCGTTTACCGCATGAGCCGTAAAAAAGTGGAATCAACTGCTGCATGGCTCTGTAAACAGGGCATCAACGCCTTGCCCTACCATGCCGGACTTGATGCTCAAACCAGAGAAGCCAATCAGGCCCGCTTTATGTCCGAAGATGGGATTGTCATGGTCGCGACCATTGCCTTCGGAATGGGTATCGACAAACCGGATGTCCGCTACGTAGCGCATCTGGATCTGCCCAAGACCATTGAAGCCTATTATCAGGAGACAGGCCGTGCAGGGCGAGACGGTCTGCCCGCCGAAGCGTGGATGTCCGTAGGGATTCAGGACATAGGTTTCCTGAAACGGATGATTATGTCCGGCAATGCACCGGATGACCGTAAAGCACTTGAACTTCGTAAGCTGAACGCCCTGCTCGCCTATTGCGAATCTCCGGGCTGCCTGCGCCAGTCTTTGCTATCATATTTCGGTGAGGATATGGAAAAACCGTGTGGCAACTGTTTTACCTGCATCCATCCGCCATCCACTTTTGACGGAACGATTCCCGCCCAAAAGGCACTTTCCAATATTTACCGCACAGAGCAGCTTTTCGGAGCCAATTACCTTATTGATATCCTGCTGGGTAAAGAAAACAAACGCATTTCAGCTCAGGGTCATAACACCTTAAGCACATACGGTATCGGTAAAGAATTTAATTCCGATGAATGGCTCTCCATCCATCGTCAGCTTGTTTCCCAAGGGCTGGTTGATGTCGATATGGAAGGTTACGGATCGCTTAAACTAAACGCTAAAAGCTGGGAAGTTCTGCGCCAGAAACGTAATGTGGCCCTGCGTAAAGATCCGGTACTGGGCAAGACCAAGACCCGCCGGGCTAAAAAGAAATTGATTATCGGCGATGCGAACAGCCCCTCACTTTCCACTCCCGAAGCACAAGAGCTGCTGGAGTCACTGCGTTCGCTGCGCAGCACTCTGGCCAAGGAACAGCATGTTCCGGCCTATACTATTTTCGCGGACAAAACACTTCTGGAACTGGGCTGTTACCGACCCCGCACTACTGGGGAACTGTATGCGGTCAGCGGTCTTGGAGACCAGAAAATTTTCCGCTACGGCGCAGCTATAGTTGAAGTCCTGCTGGCACATGAAGAAAAACACGGCAGGCCGAGTGACCTTTTTCCCATCCCGGAAGATAAAATCAAGGAAGCGCCTTCATCCAAGCCCAAGAAAGAAGGCCCCGTAGTTTCCGCATCCGCGCAGGAAACACTTGAACTGTTTGAAGAATTAATGGACGTTGAAAAAGTTGCCGAGACCCGCAATATTAAATCAGCAACCATCTACGCCCACCTCACTTCCTGCATCGCGGCAGGCAAGGTAGATGTTAGCGACGTATTAGATTTAAGCGCTTCAGAACTGGAATGCCTTAAGGATACCCTTGCATTTTACAAGGAAGAAGGTCTCATGCAGCTCACCCCGATATTTAACGGACTATACGGCAATTATTCATATGAAGTTCTGCGTATGATCCGGGCCGGCCAATAAAAAAACCGACCGGCTTTAAAAGCAGGCCGGTTTTATTCCTACCGTATAATTTAAAATCATTAAGCGATTCTATAAGCCGGAGTGTTGCTCTTACTGGGATGAATCCTGCCCTGCAGAGCCAGTTTACGTACCAACTGGTCAGTAGCGTCCAGAATCTTTTTATCGCCATTAATAAGCGGTCTGTCGTCGCCCCATGAATCAAGCATATCAGGATCTTTAACCGTGAGATGAACCACTGCGGAAAAGAAACGGCGCAGGTTGATCAAAAGAGAAAAAGGCTCCTGATCACGGGAAAGATTCAGACCTTCCATTGATTCAAA is a window of Maridesulfovibrio sp. DNA encoding:
- a CDS encoding F0F1 ATP synthase subunit epsilon, with protein sequence MELRILVPAGLFLDVSVDKITAESTQGGFCLLPNHIDIASALVPGLFTYVVEGEEHHLALNGGALVKKGNAVRVSSRAAVAGQLGELEIEVMRMQDEASEADKSARSAVAKLEAGFVRTLIEVETI
- a CDS encoding ATP synthase subunit I, with amino-acid sequence MSGSVRIQNHRKEMMIVNSFMIISAAFCVGLFLSVIHFGGLWLTVRTLPRCERPKLFFWSSYLGRYGITLWGFTQVLNFGALPFVSSFLGFYLLRTYLLADHCGVGILEFFKMKRVEWK
- the recQ gene encoding DNA helicase RecQ, with amino-acid sequence MTVPRTPLDVLQTTYGYESFRGLQEDVINRIMNGGNAVVFMPTGGGKSACYQIPAILRPGVGIVISPLIALMRDQVAALQQMGVRAACLNSSVQPSEANHIIHELHSGNMDLLYVAPERLAQPGFLDMLSGIKVSIIAIDEAHCVAQWGHDFRPDYLRLSVFAEMFPSVPRMALTATADGPTRKEILHRLSFSEDDIFATGFDRPNIRYTVVPKESEKSQLLNFIKNDHFSECGIVYRMSRKKVESTAAWLCKQGINALPYHAGLDAQTREANQARFMSEDGIVMVATIAFGMGIDKPDVRYVAHLDLPKTIEAYYQETGRAGRDGLPAEAWMSVGIQDIGFLKRMIMSGNAPDDRKALELRKLNALLAYCESPGCLRQSLLSYFGEDMEKPCGNCFTCIHPPSTFDGTIPAQKALSNIYRTEQLFGANYLIDILLGKENKRISAQGHNTLSTYGIGKEFNSDEWLSIHRQLVSQGLVDVDMEGYGSLKLNAKSWEVLRQKRNVALRKDPVLGKTKTRRAKKKLIIGDANSPSLSTPEAQELLESLRSLRSTLAKEQHVPAYTIFADKTLLELGCYRPRTTGELYAVSGLGDQKIFRYGAAIVEVLLAHEEKHGRPSDLFPIPEDKIKEAPSSKPKKEGPVVSASAQETLELFEELMDVEKVAETRNIKSATIYAHLTSCIAAGKVDVSDVLDLSASELECLKDTLAFYKEEGLMQLTPIFNGLYGNYSYEVLRMIRAGQ
- a CDS encoding AtpZ/AtpI family protein, which produces MSERKSDEFCKSVRMKEQRKIRAGQKGTVGMWSAFGSMGAVGWLVALPAVLGSLLGAWMDHSWPAEISWTMTMLGAGLALGCLCAGIWMNREKNKIIKERDEWECKDSKSQEGNDDRK
- the map gene encoding type I methionyl aminopeptidase, with protein sequence MIIKNKKQIDLMREAGILLHKAHMVAKDMCEAGVTTEAINAEVEKFITSNNAVPLFKGVPGKVPFPAGCCMSINEAIVHGIPSARKLENGDILSIDIGVKLNGWCSDCACTHAIGEIDEEKQKLMDVTEECLRIAIKRIKPGIKWSKIAKEMAKYARNAGFSVVESLVGHGIGEGLWESPQVPNYHSRLVNDFKLKQGLVIAVEPMINAGVKTTETLKDHWTIVTKDGKPSAHFEHTIAVTANGSQVLTCGENGEGWAL
- the atpD gene encoding F0F1 ATP synthase subunit beta, whose amino-acid sequence is MDYKYSGEVVSIRGSVVDVRFAEEIPPLLSIMSSGGEKAVQLEIADHLDMTTVRAIAMTPTGGLARGDVVYCDGEPLSTPVGEKLLGRVLNVFGEPVDGRDLPADLEFRSIHNQPMKLSQRVVSEEIFTTGIKVVDLLMPLEKGGKAGLFGGAGVGKTVLITELINNMVGAHSGTSIFCGIGERCREGEELYREMGEAGVLDNTVMVFGQMNEPPGARFRTGHTALTIAEYFRDELEKDVLLLIDNIFRFIQAGMELSGLLGRLPSRMGYQPTLGSDLAELQERISSSRTGAITSIQAVYVPADDLTDPAATHTFSHLSSSVVLSRKRAGEGFYPAVDPLESRSMMLSPAIVGQLHYDVAREVRRTLAQYEDLKDIIAMLGLEELSREDRKIVSRARRLERFMTQPFNTTKHFTGMDGRIVSLEDTVRGCERILNDEFPDASERDFYMIGSIEEVG
- a CDS encoding F0F1 ATP synthase subunit A, yielding MEISPDHIIYLSFGFFKLNATIIFTWVVMALLAGFSWFVTRKVTSQARISDQQNLLEVLVGGLLTQIKDATNQQPEKFLPLLGTLFIFILVSNLLSAVPGFKPPTGSLSTTTAFSLIVFFSVPYYGIKQNGLRNYLKSYVQPSPFMLPFNVIGEISRTFALAVRLFGNILSGTMMGAILLVIMPLFVPVIMQMLGLLIGVVQAYIFTVLAAVFIAAGMEVQDG